The sequence CAGGCGATAGAAGCTTTGTAGACTATGGACTCAGTGAAGCAGATCCCGAAGTGTGTGAAATTATTGACAAGGAAAAAAATAGGCAGTTTAAAAGTCTTGAGCTTATTGCCTCGGAGAATTTTACATCTCGAGCAGTGATGGAAGCAGTTGGTTCATGCTTGACAAATAAGTATTCTGAAGGACTGCCTGGTAAAAGGTAGATATGATCAATTTAATTAAACTACACACTTTTTATGCTGTGATTTGAAATTTTCTGAttgcaattaattaatttcaatatacCACAGATACTATGGTGGAAATGAACACATTGATGAGCTAGAAATTCTTTGTCAAAAGAGGGCTTTGGATGCATTTCATTTAGATGGAAAGAAGTGGGGGGTTAATGTTCAACCATTGTCTGGTTCTCCTGCTAATTTTGAGGTTTATACTGCTGTCCTTAAGCCACATGACAGAATAATGGTAATACTTTCTTCTTTGCTCTTTTTCtcttagcttttttttttgtctgtttGGTGTTCTAATGCTTTAACGGTTACATTTATTGTTTTCTGAATTGAAGGTAGCAAAAGTCCTCATGTTTTACGTGTTCTTACTTAGGGTTTGGACTTACCTCATGGGGGACATTTGTCTCATGGGTTTATGACTCCTAAAAGACGAGTATCTGGCACATCAATATATTTTGAGTCTATGCCATATCGACTTAATGAATCCACAGGTACTGCATATGTAATATCAGATTTGCTTGGGATGAAATTGCTTACAATCTTTCTCTGGTGGTTTACTAATTATATTCCTCAAACATTTTGTACAGGTGTGGTAAATTACGAtatgcttgaggaaacagctAAGCTCTTCCGACCAAAGCTCATTATTGCAGGTGCCAGTGCTTATCCTCGAGATTTTGATTATGCTCGCATGAGGAAGGTAGGAGTCATGTgcagttattttatttttatctccgTTTTGCTTCTTTACTGAATGGATGGCTGTGTTTCCTTTGTTTAAGGGATTTACTAATAGCACTTAATATCTGTTTGAAGATCGCAGATGCTGTTGGTGCTTTTCTCATGATGGACATGGCTCACATAAGTGGGCTTGTTGCAGCTTCTGTTGTTGCTGATCCTTTTGAGTATTGTGATATTGTGACAACCACCACCCACAAGGTCAGTGCAGTTTATAACTTGGCAGACAAAACTGCCTCAATGCTAGTTTGAATTCATTATGCCTTGGTAACTTCCTGTCCTCATCTAGAAGGGCGTCTGACATGTTAAAATTTGTTGTGATGTAACCATAAGTTTGATATCCTCGGTAATGCTTTTGTCAATAATTTACATTGGACTTGTTTTCAGTCCCTACGGGGTCCTAGAGGTGGCATGATCTTTTTCAAAAAGGATCCTGTTCTTGGAGTTGATTTGGAAACTGCCATTAACAATGCTGTTTTTCCAGGCCTGCAGGTACTTGCTAGCTTTTCTCAGAATTTCATTTCATTTAGGTTATTGCTTCTGTGAAGTTCCGCCTTAGTTGGACctaatttttgaaatttgttGTGGTAATGTCTCAGGGTGGTCCTCATAACCACACAATTGGTGGACTAGCAGTATGCTTAAAGCATGCACAATCTCCTGAATTCATAACCTATCAGAAGCAGGTGACGTACAAGATTTTGGTTAAGCTTGGCCTGACGCATGTCTTAATTCATCTTATCTAATTTGCTTACTTGGTGTTGTAGGTCGTTGCCAACTGTAGAGCTCTTGCTAACCGGTTGGTTGAACTTGGGTATAAATTAGTTTCAGGTGGGAGTGATAATCATCTAGTTCTTGTAGACTTAAGGCCACTAGTAAGCTTCTTCCTCCCTTATTGTTTCTTCACCTCCAACTTTACAAAAATGATCCTATTTGAAGTTTACTTGTATTCTCTGAAGTGATGGTTCATCTCCTTGCTTCTTCTAAGATGTTTAATATTTTCAGGGTATTGATGGAGCTCGAGTGGAGAAAATTCTTGACATGGCATCTATTACCCTCAACAAAAATTCAGTGCCTGGTCAGCATCATTTGTTTTATCCTGCTGCCCGaccatttatatattatttgcaatatttttacttatacTGTCTGTTATTGAGTTTTGCAGGAGATAGCAGTGCATTAGTTCCCGGTGGTATTCGCATAGGATCACCTGCAATGACTACGAGAGGATTTGCGGAGAAGGAATTTGTAGCAATAGCTGATTTCATTCATGAGGGCGTGCAGATTACAATTGAAGCTAAGAAGTCGATGGCAGGATCAAAGCTCCAAGAGTTCTTGAAGTTTGTTACATCCCCTGATTTCGCTTTGCAGGGTAAAGTGTCAGATCTTGGAACAAGAGTTGAAGCCCTTACAACCCAATTTCCGATTCCTggaatttgatgattttattAGGACACATTAAGCTTTATAAGCATGTCTCTACAAGTTCAATGATTAGGTTTGCTTAAATAGGAGCAAAAAGCATCAGTCACTATGGAGCTATACAGTAGTATGAAAACTGGAAACAAACAGCATCCTGATCCACCCACTTTGTAATGTTGTTTGTTCAATAGAGAAAACCTGCTTTTGGGCTCAAAGTTTACATAATAATGACAAGTTCTATCTTTTGTGATTTTTGGTAACTTTGTTTCATTGGTCATTTAACAATTAACTCATTTTCACAACGTCTCAGTGAAGATACCCAACCTGTCTCTCTTTTAGTTAAATACTGTTCATTTGGGTTCAAGTGCACGACCGGCTTGTGGGATTCATGTCTTCGAATACTGTTCATGGTGTTCAAGTGCACGACCTGCCTGTGGAATTCATAtcttaaaaaattctaaaaacaaTTTGAGGATCCGTGTTTGTCTGCCCGccaatcaaaagaaaaatgaagttaAAAGAAAGGTGGGTGGAGAGTGGTTTGGGGTTTAATTCAAGTGGAGAGTGGTTTCAGTGTTCCCTTTTATGTCCATTCCAGTGTTTCCTTTTATGTCCCTCTCACAAAAAATGGTgttcatttaattaaaataatatattttgtgaACTAGGAGGACCCACACATTAAAAAGggactactttttttttttgtgagagGAACATGTAAAGGGACACTGAAATAAGGACAACAGATTTTCTTCCGAAAGAGTTGTTGTCTTCTGCTTTTGTTGTGGGGGTCATTGGGCATTCACATCAATTCTGTAGATCGAACTGAGTTCATGTAAGAAGCTTGGTTGAAGGCAAGGCAAGCACATATATGGGCTCGAAGGTGCAGATGGGGAATTGcctactgttggtcccttataacagtgcaagtatagttccaagggggggttaggaactatttaaactttttcctaagtttgggcaaactttTTTTcgtaagagaaaaggttttaacagcggcgctgagtgatcagtaagatactggcttagtcaactggtgactaggtcagtttcttgacttgagtcaggagatagcacttaaagtctattcctgagctcagatgttcgatgcgcacaattcagcttgacctttttacttggtcagttttggttatttaagcaagcaatatatataaggagtttaaggtaagaaatacgttactcagcagatttatccaggttcggcttcttctaagcctacgtcctgtccccggaacacgttccgagatttcaaatcctctactgagctctttaaaggtagagcctcaaaccttttacaatcttagcaactgagtataacaagagtaccttcctctatacctctactcaatcctaatctcttgctgagtactataaccgagtactcagcctctcctttctaatctctagaaatgataagtgtttgtcctagacaatgatttgctaagacaccttagatgattaaatagtcactctagacttttacacaaaagatattgaatgtagtgtaagattgctttgctttttgcttgcagaacttgtgtagaaatttggtcagcgtaatgacttgatcaagttctgtaaaatgaaagcttctgatggcactctatttatagagacgtctgggcatcagtcatttcgaatttcgaaataaccgttggagggaaacggtttcctgtcgttgtcatcctgacttgctcagagctctcagccaatcagatttgtgtatcttctgttttcggtcagctcagcagactgtctctccttttatggtaaagtcaactggacagcatactgtgtcgtctgatctttacccaaagaggaaatactttgtctggaagttttccttagccagctgctgtcttgtacgtttgtcgagtctactcagcagcttcatcttgaagttgttcccgaaggtcttctagatccttctttcgctgagttgcgttttgtccaaaacgacaacgttttgacaaacgcgggccgacttgtactgagttgtttgacttgggctttgacacttgtattgggcttgggccttttaattcttttgtcttataaacaatttaactcaacattgaacaaacacattagtagaataaatcaaagcatttaaacttagtgtgtttagaatatgtatttcaattttacttaaacaattttgtcaaatcaaaattatgtggaaaggtgtttcaacaaactcccccattttgatgttggcaaaactattcagcgaggaactcagtattgagctcccccatgatagttgacctattatacctagcaaactcccccgtaagggttgagctactgacttagttttactctaaacatctacaggtttaatcaagtaagtctaaggtcagttttcaaatataggtcagcttatatagcatattctatttactcagtataaagcGGAAGGTTTGAGCATtcagagtgcgctgagtaatttgttgttcaatgagttcttaaaagacaatgttttataaacacataggtcaatgtcaaacatgttatcaacatttgattcaatcaataagttttataagtgttaaacatagctgatttaattgaagatacataatgactcagtacacagcaatatatatcataactcaagaatagaatgaaggatgcagatatgatatattgatatcggtagtcagtgtttacaataaaaacttaaagacaaggcatatagattacatcgtacttagtctatactgagctagcctatttctatttccttttcttttgttgggaCTGACTAGACCCATGATGTGTTCTTGATggtgttctcgcttgttctttctcccccgttttgtcagcatcgggaggaggaatccgaAAGCTatcggttaagacagccctGGTCAGTTCGTTGGACAGCGCTTTAAGGCggtcagcgctttcatttacaccataaaaaatggcaactccctgTCCGGAGACTTCATCGGGTATATTGAGCTCGGCAGCGCTGATCATACTTACTATGAAGGCTTCAGACttaccaatccatataagcGCATCAGTCAgtccagcaatgacttgatggaaGGTTTTAAGTAAATAGGTGTCATAGTACTGACGCTGAACGTTGCTgtgacggatgtgattgaaggtttgCCTTGTGATGGACAACATCTCGTTTTGtttcatttggtcagtgtccatctcctgcttgttcagatttagcaatcgaacagcttcaccaatttgctccactaaGCACTGAGAgtaagagaccatttgctcattggtcttgagttgctcggtgtgaagctgagcaaagagcatcttgacctCAACAGAGGTTGCATAGCCTtggttcgcagctgacaagtttTGAACCTGTTGTTGTAGAGAATTCAAGTGTTGAACGGTTGTCAGcaggatctcagccagcttggcgatggcgtcctgcttagcttgctgtgtttgATAAGTGATGATGACGTTCAGCAAGTCCtagaatcccttaacttcgttgagaagctgagtgacctgggaaagctgagtagtctcaatagatgaagacccagcagcaggaggagtggattgttgaaggtctttgatcaatgcttgcactgaTTCGATTATccttttgccggactcagtggcattcagatagctttgagagccttcagtgacatcagtgtgaccggtagGAAGAGGAGTCAAAggaatgacatggtcagtgactgggagtgttgttccaatctgcacttgagattCTGGTAGAACTGAGGCATCGACAGATAGATGAGTTGGAGAAGTAGCAACGCGAATACTGTCAGTGATGACGGGGGCGGATAtgtttggagtcagcaccatgcttggaATAATAGCATTtacagtaatcggctcaacttGACTGGTTGAGTTTGCGGAAGCACTTAAATCGGCATGTTCctattgagaagaaacagaggcttgcttttcgatGGATGCCGCAGGCTTTCTACCAACAAATTTGAGATTTAGGGCAGAAGGGTCTTTTGTTGGTTGTTGAACGGCAAAGGTAGGAAAAGTTGATAGTTCAACGGGAGTCTCACTGACTcctttctgacttgccttgatgagttttcttcttcgaggaggagTAGGAGGtttgtcagcttgaatagactctcctgagtgagaaggagaggTTTCTTCCTGATCATAATGAGGGAGATCAGTTTGctcttggacttgatcaacgttgtgttggtcaagttcttgctcttctccagcagccaacccaGTATTGGGGTGCTCAACTGCAACCTCACTGGTTGTCTCCTCattgtcctcagcgtcatcctgaccgctggtctcgtcttcttcgtcttcttctgaactatcaccatctagttcttcctctacttgggagatgaactgatcatccagttgtacctctTCTCCCAGTTCTTCAGACACAGTACCtaaacactgtgtgtagtgagagtcaccaggcacaacaatgttagtagggatagcatcgaggggagtcagtgtgGAGGACTTGTGCTTCTTCTGAGATTGCTCATTTGTGTCCttagtttcaggctcatcttgcctgctccttttctcagctgacttagcaGCTGACTTTTGCCTCTTAGCTGGAGACTCAGCAtcttttgaaggagtcccaacagcttttcttttccgggaagctggggccttagtccttcttcctttctgtgggacagcagttccctcagcagcagctttacccttcttcaaaggctgaccgaacttcaacgctctcagcgaagccgctgtgatctcagatcctctagccgtTTCTTCATCGGTCAAGTCTACccgatgatcaatgaggatcctggtgatgagcgatcctaGCCTCAGCGTGCCAGTACTGCGTTGGAAGCCAGCGAtaaggaatactggcatgttgatcggtttgtacgtcagcatatgccagataaagcattgttcgaagttcgttgctgaggtagtgcagttgatcttcggataGATAAAGTAACTCAGtagataatgagccatcttctggtgctgacccatagatgaagctgagacttctcctgagtggccctcaggtttgcagaaattgacctcgtacccagtaccatcctgatctccagatctccttagccttgctccctcagtttttaacttgagcaaatttcctaggtagagagggttgatgaagatggttttctttttcaccacgGTTAccaggtagtcctggttatcattggcaacgcgaaggttgtggtaaaactcctttaccaggtcaggataggtgtgatccctaattGAAAATAGGTCAGTCCATCCATTTTGggaaatccactcacagaaaggTTGTTCGGATTGGACGAAAgcttcagatacccatcttgagggttcaaccttccattctcggacgttttcgaagacctttgagtaggtcctgactttttcaggctttcccttaccagaggaggtttggccagtttttcccttGCTCGGCGAGGTGACCCTGGTGGATTCCGGCAtagaggtttgcctggaagtttcatcggagctgggcttagtgtggccagcaccggagatgttgaaggTAACTTTAGTCATAATTTTGGAGAAGAAGGTATGGAaatcttagagagagagagtgtttGGTGAGAAAGCTTTCTTTGCCTTAGTGATTCGATAatcgtaaagaataaaaaatggggaattacccattactTATAGAGGTGAGGTGTGGTGTGGTGTGGattttatcgaatccatgtgtcagttttgccttgggattgtcaaccgacaaagatcctggcatttatgacacatacggcgtatacgtcatcctagaggctatacgcgtgctattgcatttattctaacggatctaacactcagcatttagaaaactaagcgtttgatattctgagtggtcagtattgcatgaacggatgatttctaagtttaaaactaacttactcagtgtgcaggtttactcagtatttgctgttcaattaatttcaatgagcacacaacaaaaacaatcatttagcatagtaattcactcagcatgcatattcatttagttcaggaatttactgaagaggattagacataccaatagcttctctcagtatgctgaactgctcatgggccagtggcttcgtgaagatatccgcaagctgctcgtccgttgggacaaaggtcagttttatctcacctttgagtacatggtctctaatgaagtgatgtctgatgctgacatgcttcattctgctgtgttgaattgggttctttgaaagatcaattgcacttttgttgtcacatttgacttcaattgtctttgtttgaacaccatagtcttcaagctgttgcttaatccataggacttgagcaacacaatgaccagcagcaatgtactcagcttcagtggtagacaaggctactgacgcctgctttttgctgaaccaggatacaagacagcttcctaagaagtgacatcctccagaggtgcttttacgttccagcttatcccgtccatagtcagcgtcagtgtatccgatgagtgtgaaatcatgagtattgggataccataaacctgcgttcactcgatataatttgctgtctactgacttaccattctcgtcagcgcataggacagtgtcagtgcccataggagtggatattggcttgcaattttccaaatcatatttctttaatatctccttggcatatttggcttgactgatgaagatgccgttctttccttgtttaatttgaagaccgaggaagaagttgagttctcccatcatggacatttcaaactcagtctgcatttgtttgctaaactccttgcacattgattcgttagttgcaccaaatattatatcatcaacataaatttgggccaacagggtatctttaccctttctcttaatgaataaggttgtattagctttgcccctgacataatttctagtcaacagaaaactggtcaacctctcataccaagcacgtggtgcttgcttgaggccgtacagagcctttttgagtttataaacgtggtttgggaatttagggtcctcaaaacctgggggttgattaacataaacctcctcgtttataactccattaagaaatgcacttttgacatccatttggaataatttaaagttcatgtaagatgcatatgcacataagattctaatagcttccagccttgccactggggcaaaggtctcaccgtagtcaataccttcttgctgactgtagccctgagctacaagtcttgctttgttcctgactacattcccttgttcatccatcttgttcctaaaGACCCATCttattccaatggtcttttgactctttggatgaggcactagctcccatacatcgtttcttctgaattgatcgagctcctcttgcattgcgttcatccagaattcatcttcatcagcatcagcgaagttcttaggttcctgtactgagacgaaggctacattgctgaggtgcttcctgagttgattcctcgtcatcagggtattcccagcagaatcaaggattgaactttctgagtgccctcttggaatccttatctctttaggtagatttatgtcttgtgctgtctgtgtttcaacaatctctgcagaagtagatgggtcagtaaaagtaatcttaggttcactcttactcttggtcagccttttcgtgaacgactcagtagctggttcttggtcagcggttactgagtgtggatcatcttcggtcagcggctggtatctacctgcagggttagtttcgtcgaactccacatgtactgactcttctagaacttgagttcgcttattaaaaactctgtatgctttgctgtttgttgagtagcccaaaaagatatcctcatcagcttttgaatcaaactttgctaagctatctttggtatttaaaataaaacatttacagccaaaggcacgaaagtatccaatattgggctttcgtcctttccaaagttcatagggggtttctttaatataggtctaactagagccctattaagaatatagcacgttgtgttaacagcctctccccaaaaatactttggaagcctatgctcatccagcattgtcctggctatttcaaccagagttctgttcttcctttcaacaaccccattttgttgaggtgttctaggagcagaaaaattgtggtcaatgccgctggcttcacagaattcaacaaacttttggtttttgaattctccaccattatcgctacggatgtgagctaattttaggtctttatcattttcaattttctaaccaaatttgaaaatgtctcaaaggtctcgtccttgctggtcagcaagatgacccacatgtaccgagagaagtcatctacaatgaccaagtaaaatcttcttccacccagactcagcggctggactggaccgaagagatccaagtgtagtaactctaacggacgcttagttgagacaatatttttgctgtgaaaagattgtttggtttgttttccagcttggcaagcgtggcataattgatctttttcaaatttaagttcaggcagtccctcaaccaattgctttcttgctagtttggccaggaggtccatgcttacatgaccaagtctcatgtgccatagccaggaattctcttcctttgatactaagcacacagtttttgaaaactttttctctaagtctagcataaagacattatctatgcgaggggcagttaagattaactcatttgttttaccctcgtatattttacatccagtagcatcaaatataacttttctcccattgtcacatagctgagctacgctgagtaagttatatttgagtccgctgactagggagacagattcaatagtaggattacctccaatggttcctgaccctactatcttacccttcttgttgtctccaaaacttacacttcctcctcgtttacgctcaaacgtgatgaattgagtttcatcaccagtcatatgcctcgagcatgcgctatcaatataccacatctttgacttctcggcacatctcaggcttacctgcattgtaactagttacttttaggtacccaattctttttgggtccttgcttgttaggtgcaacaggtaaagcatcatattttattttatggcgacatacttggacagtatggccattctttccacagaagtcacagttga comes from Euphorbia lathyris chromosome 8, ddEupLath1.1, whole genome shotgun sequence and encodes:
- the LOC136202662 gene encoding serine hydroxymethyltransferase 3, chloroplastic, which codes for MQGCTGTAVMGSLQQPIWTKGSALPPTRSSFIGFPHQIKLNSFKSCRYSRIQGSLVTGRPPSSVSVPVPEAGGDRSFVDYGLSEADPEVCEIIDKEKNRQFKSLELIASENFTSRAVMEAVGSCLTNKYSEGLPGKRYYGGNEHIDELEILCQKRALDAFHLDGKKWGVNVQPLSGSPANFEVYTAVLKPHDRIMGLDLPHGGHLSHGFMTPKRRVSGTSIYFESMPYRLNESTGVVNYDMLEETAKLFRPKLIIAGASAYPRDFDYARMRKIADAVGAFLMMDMAHISGLVAASVVADPFEYCDIVTTTTHKSLRGPRGGMIFFKKDPVLGVDLETAINNAVFPGLQGGPHNHTIGGLAVCLKHAQSPEFITYQKQVVANCRALANRLVELGYKLVSGGSDNHLVLVDLRPLGIDGARVEKILDMASITLNKNSVPGDSSALVPGGIRIGSPAMTTRGFAEKEFVAIADFIHEGVQITIEAKKSMAGSKLQEFLKFVTSPDFALQGKVSDLGTRVEALTTQFPIPGI